Within the Nitrospira sp. SG-bin1 genome, the region CCAGATTGGACATGGAACGGCTATTCGGCATGAAAGTGTTCCTTGAACTGTGGGTGAAGGTGAAAAAGGCGTGGCGCGAGGACGAACAAACCTTGGTGCAATTGGGGTACTAACGGAACAGGCATGCAGGCGGAAGGACCGATAGAGCCGCGGATACCGGATCAACGACCTCGTCCGTCCGAACGGGACGTGCTGCGCGAAATTTTGCGTGATCAGACCGAACGAGGACAGACGAAGTCAGACATCGTGATCCAATCCGTGCAGAAATTGCTGCGACGTGGAGCCATCACGAATCTCTCCAAGATGTTGGGGCGCATGCATCCCGCGGACATCGCCAAAGTCGTAACCCATCTCTCCTCACCGAAGGAAAAGCGGGAGATCTTCGAGTTGGTGCGAGGGGAAGGCAAACGCGGGCAAGTCCTCAGTGAACTCGACGGCGAAAGTATCCAGCAAGTACTCGCGGACCTGTTGCATTCCGACATCGCGTGGCTCTTGAAAGATCTCGGTCCGGACGACGTGGCGTACATTCTCGGATTCCTTCCTGAAGAGCGCGGTAAGGAAATCCTCGCGTTGATGAAGACCGAGGATTCGACTGAAGTCGCCGATATCCTCAAATATCCGAAAGATACGGCGGGCGCGATTATGACCACGGAGTTCTTCTCCCTGCCGGAGGATGCCACGGCACAGGAAGCGATCCGTCGGTTACAGCAAGCCACCGATGCGGAAATGGTATTTTACATTTACGTAACCGACAAGGACGATCATCTGGTCGGTGTTCTGTCGCTCCGTCAGCTCATCACCGTTCCGCCGACGACCCCCCTGAAAAATATCATGACCCGAGAGGTCATGAGTGTCGCAATCGACATGGATCAAGAGGAGGTCGCGCGCCAGGTGGCCAGTTATAACTTGCTGGCTATTCCCGTTGTAGAACGGGACGGCAAACTCGTGGGTATCATTACGGTCGATGACGTTGTGGATGTCATCCGAGAAGAAGCGACCGAAGACATGTTGAAGATGGCCGGGGCGATTGAGGAAGACACGGGCTCGAAATCATCGAGTATCGGCTCGGCGAAACTACGGCTGCCGTGGCTCTTCACCAACTTAGTCGGCAGTCTCCTGTCTGGCGCGATCCTCTGGTATTTCCGTTATACGCTCCAGGAAGTTGTGGCAATCGTGAGTTTTATTCCTGTGATTGCGGCGATGGGCGGGAATGTGGGACTGCAATCCTCGACGTTGATTATTCGTGGGTTGGCCACCGGTTCCGTCGAGCTCACCCATGTATGGCCTGTCTTCTTTCGTGAAGCGAAGATCGGCTTGGTTATGGGGCTGGCCTGTGGTGTGACATTGACACTCGTCGCCTGGGTCTTGCATCAAGGCTTTTTGGGCATGGTTGTCGGAGCTTCGCTGATCATCGCATTTTTAGTGTCGACCAGTATGGCGACGATTATGCCGATTCTTCTCAAACGTGTCGGGGTCGATCCGGCCGTCGCGGCCGGCCCATTCGTTACGACGGCGAACGACATCACCGGTATCACAATCTACCTGACTTTGGCCACCCTGTTCTTGGAGTATCTCCGGTGACGCAAGCCGTTGCGTTGCCCTGCTTCTCTTACGAGTGGAAGTGGAGAGAGCCGTGCCTCTGGTAAAGACGACGGCCATCATTTTGCGGAGCCGCAAGTGGGGCGACGCCGACAGAATCGTCACCTTGTATTCCAGGGAACTGGGAAAGATTCGAGGCGTCGCTCGTGGTGCCCGCCGTCAGAAGAGCCGCTTCGGGGCTGCGCTCGAACCATTCAGCGTGTGCCGGCTGAATCTCTTTGAGAAACCCGGGGATTCCTTGTTTCGGATTTCACATGTCGATCTCGCGCGGTCGTCTCAAGTGTTGCGGGAAGACCTTTGTTTGATGGCCTCGGCTGCGCGGATGGTCAACATTGTTGCAGCGATCACTCCGGATGGAGACCCGGACCCGCTCTTGTTCGATACTCTGGAGCAGGGCCTTACCTCGCTTCATGGAAGTGAAGACCCAACCTTTACGGCGCTGCTGTTTCAGATCAGACTGTTGGGATTGACGGGGTTCCGTCCACAGACCGACCATTGCGCCGCTTGTGGGAAGACACATTTCGTCGGGGAACCTCAATTTTCTCCGACCGCCGGAGGACTCGTGTGCCTCGCCTGTGCCGCACGTCAACGAGTTCGGTGTGTCGCATTCTCACGAGGCAGCCTGCTATTTCTCCAACAAGCGATTCGGCTGGCGCCGACCGTACTCACGCGGTTGCGAGCTGTGGGGCAAGTGCGGGTTGAGGTGGAGGAAGCGATTGAAGGGTACGTCACGGTTGTTGCCGGGCGGCGACTGCCACCGGTTGACTTCCTGTCGGTGGCCACGCCAGGATGAGGCTGATGCAATGAGTCCAATACAATGAGTCCAATACAATGAGTCCAATACGATGAAAGGTGAAATCATGGCGGCCGTTGCTCTGGAGCCTCGGGATATGGAATGGCTCGACAAGGGCGTGTTGGGGATTCAATGGAGCGATGGCCACAAGGGAATCTATCCGGTTCGCTATCTACGGCAACAGTGCCCTTGTGCGGCCTGTGTCGATGAGTGGACAGGCGAGCGGCGACTTAAGGCCGAGGATGTGCCCATCCTGATCATGCTCCAGGACATCGAGTCGGTGGGACGCTACGCGTTGCAGTTCAAATGGAGCGACGGTCATGATACCGGTATCTATTCCTATTCCTTACTAAGAAGGTTGTGCCAATGCGACGTTTGTCAGCCGGTGAAACCGGTTGAGATAAAATCCAGACGGCTCATGTAAGGCGAGGATACCGCATGGTTACCACTACTGCAATGACCATGATAAAAACGATACGGTGTCTGAGTGGTATTGGAGTTCTCGCATTGATGGCAGGCTGTGCGAGCATGCCGACGCTGGAGCAGCAAGAACAATTAGTGCAAGCCAATAATCTCGTATTGGATCAAATCACCACGAGGGCGGTCGTAAATGCCTGGGGGAAGCCTCCGCTTTATCATAGCGAGTTTAGCTATTTTTTTGTGATGCCGGACTTCCGTGTTATTCCTCGATCTCGTGTGGGGACAGGAGAGGCTCCGAAAGGGTGGAAGGCTGGCGTGCATGCAGGCGAAGGAGTGTATTTCGCTTATCCCGACCGAGGCTGGCTTCTGGTATTTCTCGATGATCGCCTTGCCTACAAGGAAGAACTCAAGGCTGAGGAGCTACGAGCTCTTGCAAAATCCTGGGCCTATGAGGATCGATTCAAAACCCGGCTTGACGAAGCTCCTCGGCCCTAAGTCTTCTACCAAATACTTCGTATGATGCCGGTATCAGGAGATGAATTGAAGATCGTGATGGCAGCTTCCGAGGCCGTTCCCTACGCGAAAACGGGCGGATTAGCCGATGTGGTTAGCGCTCTGGCGATCGAGCTAACGAAGTTAGGGCATCATGTCACATTGCTGTTACCTGGTTACCGAGGCCGCGCAAGAGCGGAGTTCCGTCAACTGGCCATGCGATTTTCTATTCCAGTGAATGGGCAGCTAATAGAAGTAACCGTGGAAGCAGAAAATCTATCGGTGTCGGATGCCGTGCATCAGCTGAGAGTCTTCTTCGTGCGGTACGATCCCTATTTTGACCGACCGGGACTTTACCAACAAGACCATCGCGATTATCCTGACAACCTGGAGCGGTTTGTCCTATTCTCGCGTGCCATCCTCGAAATAGTCCGTGGTTTAATCGAGACTCGCGGGGAAAAGATTGATGTGCTGCACTTGCACGATTGGCAAACCGCTCTGTGCGCCGTGTATCTAAAAACCCTTCCTCACGAGTATAAGGGGCTTGGGCAACTGAAAGTGCTCTTGACTTTGCACAACCTGGGTTATCAAGGAATCTTCCCGGGACAGGAGTTTGTGAAGATGGGGCTTCCCCCGTCGCTGTTCTCCCTAAACGGCCTCGAGTTTTATGGGTCGGTGAATTGCCTGAAGGGCGGTATTATCTTTTCCGATGCCGTTTCCACGGTGAGCCCGACCTACGCGAAGGAAATCATGACCGTAGAACATGGATGTGGCCTTGAAGGTGTGCTGGCAAGCCGTGTGGATGGTGTCAAAGGGATCGCAAATGGCATTGATATGATTGCCTGGAACCCCGCGAATGACTCTTATCTGCCCGCGCAGTATACGATTTCTGATTTGTCTGGAAAACGAATATGCAAGCGAGCGCTCCAACGAGAACTTGGATTGCCGAATCTTGATGTTCCTCTGTTGTCGGTGATCGGTCGATTGACTTTTCAGAAAGGCTTTGATCTGTTGATTGAGGTGATTCCCGAGCTTATGTCTTTGGATACCCAAATTGCCATCCTAGGTACGGGGGATCACCATTTGGAACAACAGTTTATAACAGCTCAGGCCACCTATCCTGATCGCATCGGTCTCAGCCTTGGCTTTGATGAGGGAATGGCGCATCGCATCGAAGCTGGCTCAGACATGTTGATCATGCCATCTCGCTATGAGCCGTGCGGACTGAGTCAGTTGTACAGCCTCCGATATGGCACAGTACCTATTGTGCGCCGTACCGGAGGTTTAGCAGATACCGTCGTTCCTTTTCGTCCGTCAACGATCAAATCTAGACGAGCAACCGGTTTTCATTTCATTGATGCGTCGACAGATTCTCTGCTTTCAGCGCTTTTGCTCTCGCTTCATGTGTACAAAGAGGAAGAGACGTGGGCAGCTTTGATCTATGCGGGGATGAAGACCGACCTGTCTTGGGATCGATCGGCGAAATCGTACGTGGATTTATATCGAGAGTTGCAGAGTCGAAGCAGAACGAGCTAGCGAGTGTTGAAGGAAACGTGGACTCCGTGTCCGAGTCTGGTCAGCAAGGTCTTGGCCTTTAGAACGTAATAAGAGCCTTCTTCCTTATGTAGCTTGATGACCGAAACCAAAAGATCGCGAGCGGTATCCATCTGCCCTTGATTCAGGGCGAGTTCTCCCGTGTGCAGGGCACATGCGGCAGCCATCGCTTCTATATCAACGGCTACCCGACTCGTTGGGTTAGCCACTAGACGTTCGAGGTGAGTTGGCAACGGTAGGATGAATCCTTCATTTTCAGCCACCATTTGGCTAGCTGAGCGTAGTTGCGCCAGGTCTGAAGTTGCCTGGGATAAGTCAAACGTTGATTTGCAATCGGCGTAGGTGTTCCACAGTGACATGAAACCGCTGTTCTTAATTTCTGTTACTTGAGATGAGGGACCGGTTGCACAGCCAGAAGCTAGAAGTGTTGCTGCTAATATCCCAACGACCGGTATTATTCTGAGTTTACTGTAGTTCATCGCATCCTTAGTTACATAAAGAGTACTGCAAATGATAGGCCAGGAAATATATCTAGAAACATGTGGAATATAAAGAAGATTGACGAATCTTCTTCTAAAGTTGTGTGGGAATCCTAACTCACTGTTGCGCTATTGATACAGGATGGGAGCGATAGAATCAGGAAAGCTTTGCGACAAGCGTTTCAGGAGTTCAGGAATTGAAGATTTGAACAAGGATTCCAGTGCGGGTTGTAGCATTGGTCTTTCGCATGATGTGCTTAATATGTTCTTTCACGGTTTGCTCTGTAATCTGGAGAGCATTGGCGATTTCCTTATTAGTCCACCCTTTGGCCAGGTGCTCGACCACTGATTGTTCGCGGTTAGTCAACTGAAAACGTTCTCGAGCATGTTCTGTATTGAGGTTTTGCTTCCTCCCCAACTCTTCCATGGTAACCACGAGTCTGGCATTTTGGACCCCTCCTCGATCCGGCAAACCAAATCCTCTCAGCAGGATTGGTTGATTGGGATCGCCTGTAACACGTTTGAGTTCAAATTGCTCCCAATCCTTGGCTTCCGTGCGTATGTGAAGAGCTTTGATAATCTCCGCACAAAGTTCAGTAAGGGCGGTCGGAAGGACTCCATGCGCAGAAATTGCTGTGGTTCTTCCATGTTCCACTGCGTTGATTTTTTTAGCAAGTTCAGTAGCTTGCCGATTCATGTGAAGAAGTTGCATGGATGCGGATAGCACCACTATGCCTGACCCTGCTCTTTGATCGGCAAGGGCATCTGTTTGATCAATGCCTTTGGCTACTTCAGCCATAATTCTTTACGACGTCACAAGATTGTTGGCGTGGTGCAATGCCAAGCCAAAACAACTATATGGTTTAAAAGCGTCTGGTACCGACACAGGTAACGCAGGAATATTACCTAACCCTTTCGAGGGAGTCAACATATACCTTTGGGAAAGCAGCCTACATCATCGGTATTGCTGACCCTAGAGACAATAAATATATATGATACAGACTGGAACTCTAGAGGTGAGGGTAGTTCCTGTTCACCGTATCGATAGGCCAAATCAGTCTGCCCTATATAGATGAATTCAATTTAAACGGGAAACATTCGAGGCAACGATTTTTTGCCAGAGGGAGGAATGGACGTGACGCCAATGGAATGGGAGTGGCCGATAAAGGATAGTCATGAAAACCATAGTGAGCGGGCAGCGCTGCTCAGACCAATTCTTTATGAGATGACGGCACCAGAAACAGGGAATGATAATCTTGTTAAGGGCGGTAAAGCGTTATCACTGAATATCAGCAGTGGAGGGATGTTAGTACTTATGGACCAGGCTCCATACATCAAACAAGTGTTAAAGGTCTACGTGCCGACCCCCATAACAATAGCTGAAACGCCAACGCTTGCCGAAGTGCGTTGGACGAGAAAGCTTCCGATTGGGGATTCGAACAACCGTGTTACGTATTTCGTAGGACTTAAGTTCATGTTCTAGTTCTCCTGCACATCCCAGCTTGATCTATAAGTAGTGGTTCCGATAAAGATGATAGGTGGTTAGATCATACGTACTGGTACTTTGCACTCAGGATCGCCACTCTTTTCACAATTTGAAGCAAAGATACTCATGGTTGAACAGTAGCGTCCGAGAGGAAGATATCAATTCTACATGTGATTCGGGAAGCATGGAGGGGCCTTGTTAACAGAGTGAAAGTCGGGGTTTCCCACCCATGTCTCAATGGTGCTAAGCGTCGTTCGAGGACATCTTCGAAAAAATGGAAGCCGTCCTGTGGCGACGGATTTTCCACAGCAAGTTGACTTGTGTGAAATAGTTCATTAAAGGTTAAACACCCAGCTATGGGGCGGCGGTAGCCTGTGAAGCTTTGGATCAATCGGAGAGGGCGTAAGTCATGGGAGACCCTATTGCTGTAACCGGAGTGGGTCGT harbors:
- a CDS encoding magnesium transporter, coding for MVIQSVQKLLRRGAITNLSKMLGRMHPADIAKVVTHLSSPKEKREIFELVRGEGKRGQVLSELDGESIQQVLADLLHSDIAWLLKDLGPDDVAYILGFLPEERGKEILALMKTEDSTEVADILKYPKDTAGAIMTTEFFSLPEDATAQEAIRRLQQATDAEMVFYIYVTDKDDHLVGVLSLRQLITVPPTTPLKNIMTREVMSVAIDMDQEEVARQVASYNLLAIPVVERDGKLVGIITVDDVVDVIREEATEDMLKMAGAIEEDTGSKSSSIGSAKLRLPWLFTNLVGSLLSGAILWYFRYTLQEVVAIVSFIPVIAAMGGNVGLQSSTLIIRGLATGSVELTHVWPVFFREAKIGLVMGLACGVTLTLVAWVLHQGFLGMVVGASLIIAFLVSTSMATIMPILLKRVGVDPAVAAGPFVTTANDITGITIYLTLATLFLEYLR